The Andreesenia angusta genome contains the following window.
TGGTCTACCACGCTAAACATATACCCGTCTGCGTTTGCATCTGCACTTTTTATTCCAAGCCTTATGGATTCGCTCTGCCCTAGCTCGGAGTTTTCGTTGTATACGGCCACTAGACTGTATCTCTCAGCTATCTCAAGCGCTCTTCTATCTCTATATACAATTATTATTTCATCTAGCCCGGCTTTTACAAGCCTCTCTATTGTAGTCTCTAAAAGTGTCTTGCCCCTGTACTCCACAAACAGCTTGTCTCTTCCAAGCCTTCTGGAGTGCCCGGACGCCATCAGTATGCAGCTTACCACTTCAATATATCTCCGCTTTTAAGGCTGGCTATTATAATTCCCTTTATTTCATTCCTGCCTTCTACAAGCTTTGCTATCTCTCTAGCTTCAGCCTTAAGCTCTTCACTGTCAGCTTTATTTAAAAGCAAATATCTCTCCATAAGTTCTCCGCCTTTAAAAAGCCCTTTATCGTGAATCACCAGCCTAGACACCGTCTCCTCGTCTATCGACTGTCCTTCCTCACTATCTGTTATACTCCTAAATATCTCCACTCTATGAACAGTCTCCTCGTCCACAGGTTTTCCAAGAGCGTCAAGGCCTATGACCCCAACCAGCTTCTTGGTCACGCTTGGGAGGAGTGGCTCGTCTTCCCTCGGAGCCTTTATTGGCTTCATCCTAGAGCCGTCAGCTTCAACTATTATATTGTCGAAATAGCATCTCTCGTATATCTTGTCCACAAGCTCCTCGTCTATCCCTTTCAGCTTATCTTCTCTTATGAAATTGCCTATAAGCACAGTCACAGTTCCAGGCTCAGACTCAAACAGCTTGTCTATATCCCCCTCGTTTGAGAGGTTCAAGAACACATCGTACTGCTCTCTTTCCGGCATCATTATGGCCGTAGTGGTAGTGACGAGTACTCTTCTGCCCATCTCGCTTAGCTCTCTGGCAAGTGTGAACATAGCCGAAGTCTTCCCACCTCCGCCTACTACAGATACGACTTCCCATGTGTCTAAATCCATATCTAATGCTCTGTATAGTTCCAAAATACCACCTACTTTCCAAATGGACATACAGGATAAGTACAGACCTTACAGCCTAGGCAAAGCCCTCCGTGTCCAAGTTTGCTTATATCTCTTCTGCTCATCTTCTCGCCTATAAATACCCTAGGGAGCACAAGGTCTAGCACCGTGATTCTGTGGAACATCCCGCATGCCGGAATCCCAAGTACCGTTGCATCTCCCCTGTATCCCATCATAAACATAGCTCCAGGAAGCACTGGCGAACCATAGCTGACCACTTCGTCTACAGTCTCTCTTATAGCTATAGGCGTTACATCGTCAGCATCTACAGACATTCCCCCCGATACAAGCACCAGGTCGGCGCCATTTTTCAGGAAATAGTCCAGCTCTGTCTTTATGCTCTCCACGTCGTCTCTGGAGAATCTCGTCTCAAGGTAGTTACCCCCGAGCTCTCTTATCTTCTGCTCGAGCACTGGCCCGAACTTGTCGGTTATAAGCCCTTCGAACACCTCTGTTCCAGTTACAACTATTCCGCAGTTCAGCTTCTCTAACGGCACTACCTCTATTATCTTGCCGTACTTCTCTTCAAGGTCTCTCAATTTCTCTAGGTACTCGCTTTTTATAGTCAGCGGGATTATCCTCGTTCCAGCAACAGTTGTCCCCTCTTCCACAAGGCTGTTGTTGTGCATAGTCGAAAAGATTACCATGTCTATGTCGTTTACTTCCTCTAGCGCCTCCACGTTTATCTTGAGCACGCCTCTGTGCTTCGAAACAAGCGACACCTTTCCTTCGTTTGGCTCTGTAAAGCTTATCCCGTCCCCTGTCACACGCTCGGCTATAAACTGGGAAGCCTCGTTTTCGTGCATTTCGTCTTCTCCAAGCTCTATGGCGTATATATGGTATTTGCCCATTTTTTTCATCGCCTCTACGTCTTCCGGCCTTATTATATGGCCTTTCCTGAAAGCGGCACCTTTGAACTCTCCAGGTACTATCTTTGTAAGGTCGTATGCCAACACTGATCCTACGCTGTCTTCTACATTCATCTTCTTCTTCATATCTTTCCTCCGTTGAAAAGTTTATTTCCCCTATTATCGAAAATGAGGCCTTATTAATAATTAAATTATTAACAAAGCCCCACTCTTCTCTAAACCCTATTTATATCTATGAATTTAAATTCAACTACATCAAACAGTCCCTTATCTGTTATCTTTACATCCGGTATCACCGGAAGCGCTAAGAAAGATAGTGTCATAAACGGATCTACTCCTTCGTTGACTTTGTGCCCTCTCGCTATCTTCATCATAGCTGTGAGCTTATCGTTTACAGTTTCTATGTCTTCAGTGGACATAAGTCCCCCGATTTTCAGCTCTAGACAGTCTTCAATCTCGCCGCCACTCGAAATAGCTATGCCTCCGCCCATAAGCTTTATATGGTTTATGCAGTTCACTATATCTCTGTCGTTGTCTCCGGCTACTATTATATTGTGGCTGTCATGAGCTATCGTAGTCCCTATAGCCCCGTTCTCGATTCCATACCCTTCAAGCAGTGCCACAAAAGTCGTCGACTTCCCTGTATGCCTCTCGACCAGCACCAGCTTGGATATATCCTCTTCTTTATTATACACAAAACTTCCGTCTTTTACATCTACTTTTCTTTCCGCAAGACTTGTGACTAGACTGTGGTCTATCAGCTTTATGACGTTTACATCTCCAGTCCTAAGCTTGAGGTCAACCATGTCTTCTGTATAGTCCTCAATTATAACCTTTGAAAGAGTCCTCTCATCCAAATGTTCTTCATACTCTCCTAAGAGCTTTCCGTCTTCCGCAGACAGGACTCCATCTTTATAGACCTTCTCCACTCTTATGTCCTTTAAGTCTGAGAAGACTATCAGGTCTGCCTTGTAGCCTGGAGCTATAGCACCTCTTCCAATTAGTCCGTAGCACTCGGATGGGTTAAGAGATGCCATCTTTATAGCGTCTATTGGATCTAGCCCGTTTTCTATGGCTAGTCTTACGTTGTTGTCTATATGACCTGTGTGGATTAAATCCTCTGGATGCTTGTCGTCTGTGCAGAATATACACCTTCTGAGATTGTCTTTGTCCAAGCCTTTTACAAGCTCCACTAGGTTTCTAGCTGCTGTTCCCTCTCGGATCTGTATATACATTCCCCTCCTGAGCCTATCCTTCATCTCCTCTAGCGTAGAGCACTCGTGCTCTGTCTTAGCTCCCGCAGCCACATAGGCGTTCAGCTCTCTGTCTTTTATGAGGGGTCCATGTCCATCTATTATCTTCCCCTCTGCTATCGATATCTTGTCCACGATATCCTGGTTCCCGTTCACAACCCCCACAAAGTCCATAAGCTCGCCTAGCCCAAGTACTCTGGGGTGAGCTATAAGTTTATTCAAGTCCTCTGCTTTTAGAACTGCCCCTGAAGTCTCGTGCTCTGTAGATGGCACGCAGGATGGAAGCATCACATAGGCATCCAGCGGAATATCCTCTGTGGCATCTAGTATATACTCTATCCCCGCAAGCCCTGCCACATTGGCTATTTCATGTGGATCAGCTACTATAGCTGTAGTACCTCTAGGCACTATCTGCTTGGAAAACTGGTACGGTGAAACCATGGATGACTCTATATGCACATGACCGTCTACAAAAGAAGGCGATACATATTTGCCATTTAAGTCCACTTCTTCTGCCCCTTCGTAGCTTCCAACGCCTGCGATGACACCATCAGCTATAGCTATATCTCCCTCTATTATCTCGTTTGTAAAAACGCTTATCACCTTGCAGTTTTTAAGCACCCTGTCCGCTCTTTCTCTCCCTGCTGCAATATCTATAAGTCTCTTTTTATTTCCCAAGAAGATCAGCCCCTCTTTAGCTTATTTCGTCTCCGACTCCTTAAGCGCCTTTAAAAGCCTCTCTGGCGTAACAGGTATCTCTGTCATTCTGACACCTGTTGCGTCGTATATGGCGTTCAGTATAGCGGGAGCTACATAAGTCATAACAGGCTCTCCTATTCCCTTTGCACCGTATGGACCTGTAGACTCTGGGTCCTCTATTATTATCTTCTCAAGCTCTGGCATGTCCATCGCTGTTGGAATCAAGTAGTTTGTAAACCTGTTGTTGACTATCTTTCCGTTTTTCAGATTCAGATCTTCAAATACTGCATATCCATATCCCATTGCAAATCCGCCGTCCATCTGGCCTTCCACTAGCTCTGGATTTATGGCCCTGCCTACGTCCTGTGCAGAAGCTGCCCTTATTATGTCCACTTTGCCAGTCTCGGTGTCCACTTCTACCTCTACAGCCGCAGCTCCAAAAGTATACGGCCAGTAAGGACATCCTTGTCCTGTCTCTTCATCCATCTCTGTAGAGTGTGCCACAAAAGTAGCCTCTTCTCTCAGCTTTTCGTCCCCAAGCGAACTTGCTATCTCTGAAAGGCTTATTTTTGTAGCCTTGAACGAGTTCAGGAATACCTCTCCATTCTCTATCTTCAGTCCAACTGTAGTGTTGAGGTTTAGTAGGTCTTTGGCTTTTTCTATAACCCTGTCCTTTAGCTTTTCCGAGGCAAGTCTAAGTGCATTTCCTGTATTGTAAGTCTGCCTGCTGGCTGCTGCAGTTCCAGAGTCCTTCATTATATCTGTATCAGTGCTGTAGTAGTTTATTATCTCCACGCTCGACCCGAAAGACTCCGCTGCTATCTGTCTCATTATAGTGTCTGAACCCTGGCCGCATTCCGTCGCTCCCACATATACATTTATTTTACCGTCGCTGTTAAGCTCCGCCTCTGCCACCGATACGTCAGGAAATCCGTTGCCGTACCCTGTTCCATAAAAAGTGCAGCCGTATCCAATTCCTCTCTTCTTCATATCTCTACACCGCCTATCTGTTGTTTTTATTTATTTTGCTAGCAACTGCCTCTAAACATTCAACTGCTGTCACACTCTCATAGAGCTCTTGTCCTGTAGCTGTTATAGATCCTTTTCTGAATATATTCTTCATTCTGAACTCTATAGGATCCATCCCTAGCTTTTCCGCTATTATATCCATCTGCTGCTCGTAGGCCACTGGTGGCTGTGTAGCCCCGAATCCTCTCATAGCTCCTGCGAATGGGTTGTTTGTATATACACCGTAAGAGTCCACTTTTACGTTCGGAACTTCATACGGACCTGTAGCGTGAACTCCACCTTTTCTGAGCACGTTGCAGACCCAAGATGCATAGGCTCCTGTGTCTCCGATTATCGTCACTTCAGTAGCCAGCAATTTCCCATCTGAAGTCGCTCCTGTCTTGTACTTCATTATAAATGCATGCCTCTTTGAGTGGGCCAAAAAAGACTCCTCTCTGTCGTATATGCTCTTTACAGGCTTTTTAAGTGTGCGGGACGCCAATGCCAGATGTATCTGCATAGTTATATCCTCTCTTCCTCCAAAAGCACCTCCGATTGCTGGGTTCAGTATTCTTACCTGCTCTTCAGGAATGCCCAGTGCCTCTGCCACCTCTATTCTGTCAAAGTGAGGATACTGTGTAGATACGCATACAACTACCTTATCTCCTTCCATATAAGAGATACCTGCCTCTGGCTGAAGAAATGCATGATCCACCATGCCAGTTCTGTACTCTTTTTCCACTATAACATCGGACTTGGCGAAGCCTTCCTCTACATCGCCTTTTCTGATCTTATAGTGATAAACTGCATTGTTCTGTCCGTCATGAACCTGAGGAGCACCCTCTTCCATGGCTTTTACAGGATCGAAAACTCCCTCTATTTCGTCATACTCGACAACTATCTTCTTAAGGGCCTCTTCCGCTATTTCAGGAGTTTCTGCCACCACAAAAGCTATCGGATCGCCTATCCTTCTGACTTTCTTCTCGCAAAACACCTCGTGGTCTTTAAAGAGAACCCCATGGTAGTTTTCCCCTGTGATATCCTTAGCTGTAAACACCTTCACTACGCCCTCTATAGCTTCGGCCTCTGAAACATCTACCTTTATACGGGCATGTGGAACAGAAGATCTAAATGTCTTTCCGTGCAGCATCCCGTCCATATATATGTCTTGAGGGTAGATGGCTTTTCCTGTTACCTTGGACTCCGCGTCAACCCTGAACTCTCTTTTTCCTACACTACTGTACATTTACTTCGCCTCCTTATTTATCTCCACAGCTCTATGCACTGCCTCTACCATCTTGTTGTATCCTGTACATCTACAGAGATTTCCTGAAAGCCCTTCTCTTATCTCGTCATCTGTAGGTTCTTCATTTTTATCTATTATGGCCTTCGTAGCTAGTACCATACCTGGAATGCAGAACCCGCATTGAACAGCTCCTTTTTCTATAAACGCCTTCTGGGCCGGATGAAGTATGTCCCCATTTTGAACTCCTTCTATAGTTATTATCTCTTTGCCCTCGCATTGAAACGCCAACACAAGGCACGAGTCAACTATCTCTCCGTCCATTATTACAGTGCATGCCCCGCACTCACCTTCACCGCAGCCTTCTTTAGTCCCAGTAAGTCCTAGCGAGTCTCTCAGTAGATCTAGCAGTCTAGTCGATCCATCTACTTCCACGGAATAGTCTTTTCCATTTACATTCAAATTAACTGTTGTCATATTGCTTCTCCTCCTAGTTCTCTATTTTAAAGATTCTACAGCTTTAGTCAGTGCATCTCTGTATATTCCCTTAACAGCTTCTCCCTTGAACTCCACAGATGACCTGCCTGCAAGCCTCTCCTTTATGGCTTTCTCCATATCTAAGACGCTCTCATTTATAGTGCTGTCGCTTAGCGGCTTGTTTTTAAGTTTAGATTCAACTTCATCTTCCCTCATCCCATATCTACCAAGCGCTCCATTTCCTATTCTGGCTTCGACTATCTTTCCGCCATCAGCTTTAATATAGACTGCTGTACATATTCTAGATATCGCAAGCGCTTTTCTAAGGCCCAGCTTGCTGAAAGATACAGCTTCTCCTTGC
Protein-coding sequences here:
- a CDS encoding nucleotidyltransferase family protein, with amino-acid sequence MVSCILMASGHSRRLGRDKLFVEYRGKTLLETTIERLVKAGLDEIIIVYRDRRALEIAERYSLVAVYNENSELGQSESIRLGIKSADANADGYMFSVVDQPFMEVQTVEDLLELFKKGEDKIVAPVCKGRRGNPVIFPTDLKGELLALEGDTGGKTVIENHLDRVNYLEVEELELFDIDRESDLDALNRRG
- a CDS encoding molybdopterin-binding protein, which gives rise to MKKKMNVEDSVGSVLAYDLTKIVPGEFKGAAFRKGHIIRPEDVEAMKKMGKYHIYAIELGEDEMHENEASQFIAERVTGDGISFTEPNEGKVSLVSKHRGVLKINVEALEEVNDIDMVIFSTMHNNSLVEEGTTVAGTRIIPLTIKSEYLEKLRDLEEKYGKIIEVVPLEKLNCGIVVTGTEVFEGLITDKFGPVLEQKIRELGGNYLETRFSRDDVESIKTELDYFLKNGADLVLVSGGMSVDADDVTPIAIRETVDEVVSYGSPVLPGAMFMMGYRGDATVLGIPACGMFHRITVLDLVLPRVFIGEKMSRRDISKLGHGGLCLGCKVCTYPVCPFGK
- the yqeC gene encoding selenium cofactor biosynthesis protein YqeC, whose amino-acid sequence is MELYRALDMDLDTWEVVSVVGGGGKTSAMFTLARELSEMGRRVLVTTTTAIMMPEREQYDVFLNLSNEGDIDKLFESEPGTVTVLIGNFIREDKLKGIDEELVDKIYERCYFDNIIVEADGSRMKPIKAPREDEPLLPSVTKKLVGVIGLDALGKPVDEETVHRVEIFRSITDSEEGQSIDEETVSRLVIHDKGLFKGGELMERYLLLNKADSEELKAEAREIAKLVEGRNEIKGIIIASLKSGDILKW
- a CDS encoding xanthine dehydrogenase family protein molybdopterin-binding subunit is translated as MKKRGIGYGCTFYGTGYGNGFPDVSVAEAELNSDGKINVYVGATECGQGSDTIMRQIAAESFGSSVEIINYYSTDTDIMKDSGTAAASRQTYNTGNALRLASEKLKDRVIEKAKDLLNLNTTVGLKIENGEVFLNSFKATKISLSEIASSLGDEKLREEATFVAHSTEMDEETGQGCPYWPYTFGAAAVEVEVDTETGKVDIIRAASAQDVGRAINPELVEGQMDGGFAMGYGYAVFEDLNLKNGKIVNNRFTNYLIPTAMDMPELEKIIIEDPESTGPYGAKGIGEPVMTYVAPAILNAIYDATGVRMTEIPVTPERLLKALKESETK
- the ade gene encoding adenine deaminase: MGNKKRLIDIAAGRERADRVLKNCKVISVFTNEIIEGDIAIADGVIAGVGSYEGAEEVDLNGKYVSPSFVDGHVHIESSMVSPYQFSKQIVPRGTTAIVADPHEIANVAGLAGIEYILDATEDIPLDAYVMLPSCVPSTEHETSGAVLKAEDLNKLIAHPRVLGLGELMDFVGVVNGNQDIVDKISIAEGKIIDGHGPLIKDRELNAYVAAGAKTEHECSTLEEMKDRLRRGMYIQIREGTAARNLVELVKGLDKDNLRRCIFCTDDKHPEDLIHTGHIDNNVRLAIENGLDPIDAIKMASLNPSECYGLIGRGAIAPGYKADLIVFSDLKDIRVEKVYKDGVLSAEDGKLLGEYEEHLDERTLSKVIIEDYTEDMVDLKLRTGDVNVIKLIDHSLVTSLAERKVDVKDGSFVYNKEEDISKLVLVERHTGKSTTFVALLEGYGIENGAIGTTIAHDSHNIIVAGDNDRDIVNCINHIKLMGGGIAISSGGEIEDCLELKIGGLMSTEDIETVNDKLTAMMKIARGHKVNEGVDPFMTLSFLALPVIPDVKITDKGLFDVVEFKFIDINRV
- a CDS encoding (2Fe-2S)-binding protein encodes the protein MTTVNLNVNGKDYSVEVDGSTRLLDLLRDSLGLTGTKEGCGEGECGACTVIMDGEIVDSCLVLAFQCEGKEIITIEGVQNGDILHPAQKAFIEKGAVQCGFCIPGMVLATKAIIDKNEEPTDDEIREGLSGNLCRCTGYNKMVEAVHRAVEINKEAK
- a CDS encoding xanthine dehydrogenase family protein molybdopterin-binding subunit → MYSSVGKREFRVDAESKVTGKAIYPQDIYMDGMLHGKTFRSSVPHARIKVDVSEAEAIEGVVKVFTAKDITGENYHGVLFKDHEVFCEKKVRRIGDPIAFVVAETPEIAEEALKKIVVEYDEIEGVFDPVKAMEEGAPQVHDGQNNAVYHYKIRKGDVEEGFAKSDVIVEKEYRTGMVDHAFLQPEAGISYMEGDKVVVCVSTQYPHFDRIEVAEALGIPEEQVRILNPAIGGAFGGREDITMQIHLALASRTLKKPVKSIYDREESFLAHSKRHAFIMKYKTGATSDGKLLATEVTIIGDTGAYASWVCNVLRKGGVHATGPYEVPNVKVDSYGVYTNNPFAGAMRGFGATQPPVAYEQQMDIIAEKLGMDPIEFRMKNIFRKGSITATGQELYESVTAVECLEAVASKINKNNR